One part of the Dermacentor andersoni chromosome 2, qqDerAnde1_hic_scaffold, whole genome shotgun sequence genome encodes these proteins:
- the LOC126540705 gene encoding venom serine carboxypeptidase-like isoform X1, translated as MRPRCAAGVSVLSVLRLAGASLLIALLVLECQCGEAQLDRRYRQRSWAGVTRKDREELPLYLTPYVVQGRVRDARERSRVGTIDGSPDIESYAGFLTVREHQFNHLFFWFFPAIKKHSGSAAPLVLWLQGGPGVPSMMGALVEHGPLRAVADGTATFRAHTWAQEASVVYVDQPVGTGFSHSHDGVDEHWYCANASDAAADLYEFMGQFCVIFAAECHHADFFIAAESYAAKFALALATMMNMMRDEDSLPRLKGLVLASPFVDPENQLDNSELLHQTGFLTDVQAALLWEQYNRVARLIRRGNYTAAKDLLEDIIDGNPTVSTTLFGNLTGLRQAYDLDLTYPPAIFTVYEEFVERAEVRRALHVGRRLVFMAAGDAVTHSMYADILVSYKHQLADLLDQDLKVLVYGGQKDLITPFSSVERFMKTLNWKGQMEYATTPRLPWRLGTDQVLGYYRHVHNYTEVLVRGAGHVTAFDKPKEVLALVTRFIYGAPIDDAR; from the exons ATGAGACCAAGATGCGCCGCTGGCGTTTCGGTTCTGTCGGTGCTTCGACTAGCCGGCGCCTCGCTGCTCATCGCGCTGCTGGTGCTCGAGTGCCAGTGCGGCGAAGCTCAGCTAGACCGGCGGTATCGTCAGCGCTCGTGGGCAGGCGTGACAAGGAAGGACCGGGAGGAGTTGCCCCTGTACCTGACGCCGTACGTGGTGCAAGGAAGGGTACGCGATGCCCGCGAACGCAGCCGCGTGGGCACCATCGACGGCTCGCCGGACATCGAGAGCTACGCGGGCTTTCTGACGGTGCGCGAGCATCAATTCAACCACCTGTTCTTCTGGTTCTTCCCGGCCATT AAGAAGCATTCGGGAAGTGCGGCTCCGCTAGTGCTGTGGCTTCAGGGCGGACCAGGCGTGCCCTCTATGATGGGGGCGCTGGTGGAGCACGGTCCCCTGCGCGCCGTCGCCGACGGCACGGCCACCTTCCGGGCGCACACGTGGGCCCAGGAGGCGTCGGTGGTGTACGTGGACCAGCCCGTGGGCACGGGCTTCAGCCACTCGCACGACGGCGTCGACGAGCACTGGTACTGCGCCAACGCTTCGGACGCGGCCGCCGACCTCTACGAGTTCATGGGCCAGTTCTGCGTCATCTTTGCTGCCGAGTGCCACCACGCGGACTTCTTCATAGCCGCCGAGAGTTACGCAG CCAAGTTCGCGCTCGCACTGGCGACCATGATGAACATGATGCGGGACGAAGACTCCCTGCCGCGGCTCAAGGGCCTCGTCCTGGCCAGCCCGTTCGTGGACCCGGAGAACCAGCTGGACAACAGCGAGCTGCTGCACCAGACCGGGTTCCTGACGGACGTCCAGGCGGCGCTGCTCTGGGAGCAGTACAACCGGGTGGCGCGCCTCATCCGCCGGGGGAACTACACGGCCGCCAAGGACCTCCTGGAGGACATCATAG ACGGCAACCCAACCGTATCGACGACGCTGTTCGGCAACTTGACGGGCCTGCGGCAGGCGTACGACCTGGACCTCACGTACCCTCCGGCCATCTTCACCGTCTACGAGGAGTTCGTGGAACGGGCCGAGGTGCGTCGCGCCCTGCACGTGGGCCGCCGGCTGGTGTTCATGGCCGCCGGCGACGCCGTCACGCACAGCATGTACGCCGACATTCTGGTCTCGTACAAGCACCAGCTGGCCGACCTCCTCGACCAGGACCTCAAG GTGCTGGTGTACGGGGGCCAAAAGGACCTGATTACTCCCTTCAGTTCCGTGGAGCGTTTCATGAAGACGCTGAACTGGAAAGGCCAAATGGAGTACGCCACCACGCCGAGGCTGCCCTGGCGACTGGGCACGGACCAAGTGCTGGGCTATTACCGCCACGTGCATAACTACACCGAG GTGCTGGTGAGGGGAGCTGGCCACGTGACAGCTTTCGACAAGCCCAAGGAAGTGTTGGCGCTCGTCACCAGGTTCATCTACGGCGCACCGATCGACGATGCACGCTGA
- the LOC126540705 gene encoding uncharacterized protein isoform X2, with protein sequence MRPRCAAGVSVLSVLRLAGASLLIALLVLECQCGEAQLDRRYRQRSWAGVTRKDREELPLYLTPYVVQGRVRDARERSRVGTIDGSPDIESYAGFLTVREHQFNHLFFWFFPAIKKHSGSAAPLVLWLQGGPGVPSMMGALVEHGPLRAVADGTATFRAHTWAQEASVVYVDQPVGTGFSHSHDGVDEHCQVRARTGDHDEHDAGRRLPAAAQGPRPGQPVRGPGEPAGQQRAAAPDRVPDGRPGGAALGAVQPGGAPHPPGELHGRQGPPGGHHRRQPNRIDDAVRQLDGPAAGVRPGPHVPSGHLHRLRGVRGTGRGASRPARGPPAGVHGRRRRRHAQHVRRHSGLVQAPAGRPPRPGPQGAGVRGPKGPDYSLQFRGAFHEDAELERPNGVRHHAEAALATGHGPSAGLLPPRA encoded by the exons ATGAGACCAAGATGCGCCGCTGGCGTTTCGGTTCTGTCGGTGCTTCGACTAGCCGGCGCCTCGCTGCTCATCGCGCTGCTGGTGCTCGAGTGCCAGTGCGGCGAAGCTCAGCTAGACCGGCGGTATCGTCAGCGCTCGTGGGCAGGCGTGACAAGGAAGGACCGGGAGGAGTTGCCCCTGTACCTGACGCCGTACGTGGTGCAAGGAAGGGTACGCGATGCCCGCGAACGCAGCCGCGTGGGCACCATCGACGGCTCGCCGGACATCGAGAGCTACGCGGGCTTTCTGACGGTGCGCGAGCATCAATTCAACCACCTGTTCTTCTGGTTCTTCCCGGCCATT AAGAAGCATTCGGGAAGTGCGGCTCCGCTAGTGCTGTGGCTTCAGGGCGGACCAGGCGTGCCCTCTATGATGGGGGCGCTGGTGGAGCACGGTCCCCTGCGCGCCGTCGCCGACGGCACGGCCACCTTCCGGGCGCACACGTGGGCCCAGGAGGCGTCGGTGGTGTACGTGGACCAGCCCGTGGGCACGGGCTTCAGCCACTCGCACGACGGCGTCGACGAGCACTG CCAAGTTCGCGCTCGCACTGGCGACCATGATGAACATGATGCGGGACGAAGACTCCCTGCCGCGGCTCAAGGGCCTCGTCCTGGCCAGCCCGTTCGTGGACCCGGAGAACCAGCTGGACAACAGCGAGCTGCTGCACCAGACCGGGTTCCTGACGGACGTCCAGGCGGCGCTGCTCTGGGAGCAGTACAACCGGGTGGCGCGCCTCATCCGCCGGGGGAACTACACGGCCGCCAAGGACCTCCTGGAGGACATCATAG ACGGCAACCCAACCGTATCGACGACGCTGTTCGGCAACTTGACGGGCCTGCGGCAGGCGTACGACCTGGACCTCACGTACCCTCCGGCCATCTTCACCGTCTACGAGGAGTTCGTGGAACGGGCCGAGGTGCGTCGCGCCCTGCACGTGGGCCGCCGGCTGGTGTTCATGGCCGCCGGCGACGCCGTCACGCACAGCATGTACGCCGACATTCTGGTCTCGTACAAGCACCAGCTGGCCGACCTCCTCGACCAGGACCTCAAG GTGCTGGTGTACGGGGGCCAAAAGGACCTGATTACTCCCTTCAGTTCCGTGGAGCGTTTCATGAAGACGCTGAACTGGAAAGGCCAAATGGAGTACGCCACCACGCCGAGGCTGCCCTGGCGACTGGGCACGGACCAAGTGCTGGGCTATTACCGCCACGTGCATAA